In Zobellia roscoffensis, the following are encoded in one genomic region:
- a CDS encoding response regulator: protein MIKVLIADNHPIIRMGVTNVLESANGFEIVGAVSTTSELFDKLETSSPDVVMLEMDIPEINGIATLRKIKKEHPSVRVLMYSGQSEDVYALSTIRAGAFGYLSKASDIDYIITAVKKVSEGNMFITNELAQRLAFDEGTQKPRRFFRKLSTREVEVLKLLASGKRNKDVAIGLNLNEKTVSTYKARLMKKLNVDNMVDLLQQAKALELY from the coding sequence ATGATTAAAGTATTAATTGCAGACAACCATCCCATTATTAGAATGGGAGTGACTAATGTTCTTGAATCTGCTAATGGATTTGAAATAGTGGGAGCGGTATCCACTACTTCTGAGCTCTTCGACAAATTGGAGACCTCTAGTCCTGATGTAGTAATGCTGGAGATGGACATTCCGGAAATTAACGGAATTGCCACGCTGCGAAAAATCAAAAAAGAACACCCAAGTGTTAGAGTATTAATGTATAGCGGTCAATCTGAAGACGTATATGCATTAAGTACTATTCGTGCAGGTGCCTTTGGATATCTTTCAAAAGCCTCAGACATAGACTACATCATAACAGCAGTGAAAAAAGTAAGCGAAGGCAACATGTTCATTACAAATGAGCTAGCGCAACGTTTAGCTTTTGATGAAGGCACTCAAAAACCTAGAAGGTTCTTTAGAAAACTTTCTACTCGTGAAGTTGAGGTGCTTAAATTATTGGCTAGCGGAAAGCGCAACAAAGATGTAGCCATCGGTTTGAACTTAAACGAAAAAACAGTGAGTACCTACAAGGCTCGTTTAATGAAAAAATTAAACGTAGACAATATGGTAGATCTTTTGCAACAAGCAAAAGCACTAGAACTTTATTAA
- the nadE gene encoding NAD(+) synthase — protein MQTEKVVDYIVNWLKEYAVNAKMKGFVIGISGGIDSAVTSTLCAKTGLELMCLEMPIHQAENQATRASRHIDWLQTNFDKVKRQPVNLTPVFDSLVSSLPKVENEEERFMSLANTRARLRMTTLYYFAALESYLVAGTGNKVEDFGVGFYTKYGDGGVDLSPIADLLKTQVYEIAKYLNVNTDIQKAAPTDGLWGDDRTDEDQIGASYPELEWAMKMQDEEKELSDFTGREKEVFLIYTKLNSANKHKMNPIPVCEIPHSLF, from the coding sequence ATGCAGACAGAAAAGGTAGTAGATTACATAGTAAACTGGTTAAAAGAATACGCGGTAAACGCAAAAATGAAAGGTTTTGTCATAGGAATATCAGGAGGAATAGACTCTGCGGTAACCTCCACACTATGCGCCAAGACCGGTCTAGAGCTTATGTGTTTAGAAATGCCCATACACCAAGCAGAGAATCAAGCAACCCGAGCATCAAGACATATTGATTGGCTTCAGACTAATTTTGACAAGGTAAAAAGACAACCCGTTAACCTTACTCCAGTATTTGACAGCCTTGTATCTTCTCTTCCTAAAGTAGAAAACGAAGAAGAACGTTTTATGTCATTAGCAAACACCAGAGCCCGGTTAAGAATGACTACATTGTATTACTTTGCAGCTTTAGAAAGTTATCTTGTAGCGGGAACAGGAAATAAGGTAGAAGACTTTGGTGTAGGATTTTACACCAAATATGGTGATGGCGGTGTAGATTTAAGCCCCATTGCAGATTTATTAAAAACACAAGTTTATGAAATTGCCAAATATCTGAATGTCAACACCGATATTCAAAAAGCAGCACCTACAGATGGCCTTTGGGGAGACGACAGGACTGATGAAGATCAGATAGGAGCAAGTTATCCAGAACTAGAATGGGCTATGAAAATGCAGGATGAAGAAAAAGAATTGAGCGATTTTACTGGCAGAGAAAAGGAAGTATTCTTAATTTATACGAAATTAAACTCAGCTAATAAGCACAAGATGAATCCGATACCAGTTTGTGAAATCCCCCACAGTCTTTTTTAG
- the gldB gene encoding gliding motility lipoprotein GldB, with product MYRKLLCKQMPVFTIFIISVLFFACKESPKVSEDVQKIKIELKVDRFDSEFAAATPENLSSLKSKYPYLFPARYADSVWVAKMRDTIQVELLAEVQNTFSDFSQEEQSLELLFQHIKYYFPKFEAPKVVTVTSDVDYSNRVIFTDTLLLIGVDNYLGPEHRFYRDIQKYISADLDRQYIAVDVASAFAKKVVPRPRERTFLAQLIYYGKELYLKEKLLPLATDAQKINYSEVQYAWSEANEEPIWRNFIESEYLYSTDNTLARRFLDPAPFSKFGLELDNESPGRVGRYLGWQIVRAFMDRNEVTLQQMLSLPADEIFKKSNYKPKK from the coding sequence ATGTATCGGAAATTACTTTGCAAACAAATGCCTGTTTTTACCATTTTTATAATTTCAGTCTTGTTTTTTGCCTGTAAAGAGAGTCCTAAAGTCTCTGAGGATGTTCAGAAGATAAAGATTGAGTTAAAGGTTGATAGGTTTGATTCAGAATTTGCTGCTGCAACACCAGAGAATCTTTCTAGTCTAAAGAGCAAGTATCCGTATCTGTTTCCTGCAAGATATGCTGATAGTGTCTGGGTGGCTAAAATGAGAGATACTATTCAGGTAGAGTTATTGGCTGAAGTACAAAATACGTTTTCTGATTTCTCACAAGAGGAGCAGTCTTTAGAATTGCTTTTTCAACATATAAAATATTATTTTCCAAAATTTGAGGCGCCTAAAGTGGTTACGGTAACTTCTGATGTGGATTATAGCAATCGCGTAATCTTTACAGATACGTTACTACTTATCGGGGTGGATAATTACCTTGGGCCCGAACATCGGTTTTACAGAGACATTCAAAAGTATATAAGTGCAGATTTAGATAGGCAATATATTGCTGTTGATGTAGCTAGTGCCTTTGCTAAAAAAGTGGTCCCCAGACCTCGAGAACGAACATTTCTTGCTCAACTTATTTATTATGGAAAGGAGTTGTATTTGAAGGAGAAACTACTTCCGTTGGCCACGGATGCCCAAAAAATAAACTATTCAGAAGTTCAGTACGCATGGTCAGAGGCAAATGAGGAGCCAATTTGGCGTAATTTTATTGAGAGTGAATATTTGTATAGTACAGATAATACGTTAGCGCGGCGCTTTTTAGATCCAGCTCCGTTTTCAAAATTTGGCTTGGAGTTGGATAATGAGTCGCCAGGACGCGTTGGTCGTTACTTAGGTTGGCAGATTGTACGTGCTTTTATGGATAGGAATGAGGTAACGTTACAGCAGATGCTGAGCTTACCAGCGGATGAAATATTTAAAAAATCTAATTACAAACCGAAAAAATAA
- the gldC gene encoding gliding motility protein GldC, protein MANLHTSEITLKVGLDENRVPEELTWSAQDGGIDNEKAKAMLLSVWDSKNQESLKIDLWTKDMPVDEMKLFFHQTLVSLTDTFMKATQDEKMTATMKDFCEYFAEKMELK, encoded by the coding sequence ATGGCAAATCTTCATACATCAGAAATAACATTAAAGGTAGGTTTAGATGAAAACCGGGTGCCAGAAGAGCTTACGTGGTCTGCACAAGATGGCGGAATAGATAATGAAAAAGCAAAAGCAATGCTTTTATCTGTTTGGGATAGTAAGAACCAGGAGTCTCTTAAAATTGACCTTTGGACCAAAGATATGCCCGTAGACGAAATGAAATTGTTCTTTCATCAGACTTTGGTTTCATTGACAGATACTTTTATGAAAGCTACCCAGGATGAAAAAATGACGGCTACCATGAAAGATTTTTGCGAATATTTTGCAGAAAAAATGGAATTGAAATAA
- a CDS encoding pirin family protein: protein MKTTLHKADTRGRANHGWLNSYHTFSFGSYHNPDRMSFGVLRVLNDDEVGAGMGFGTHGHSNMEIISIPLEGDLEHKDDMGNTTVIRQGDIQAMSAGSGIQHSEKNKSHDRQVKFLQIWILPNKANVTPRYDQITLASDSLKNNLQQIVSPNADDEGICIHQNAWFHLGEFNMDKTNNYTLKNPNNGVYIFLLEGKCTANGIALEKRDGLGIEATDKIDFTFRENSKILLMEVPMAN, encoded by the coding sequence ATGAAAACAACACTTCACAAAGCAGACACAAGAGGCCGTGCCAACCACGGTTGGCTAAACAGCTATCACACTTTTAGCTTCGGCAGTTATCATAATCCAGACCGCATGAGTTTTGGTGTCTTGAGGGTTTTAAATGATGATGAAGTAGGTGCAGGAATGGGTTTTGGAACCCACGGACACAGCAATATGGAAATTATCTCCATTCCACTAGAAGGCGATTTGGAACATAAGGACGACATGGGGAACACTACGGTCATTCGCCAAGGAGATATACAGGCCATGAGCGCTGGCTCAGGAATACAACACAGCGAAAAAAACAAAAGCCATGACAGGCAGGTAAAGTTCTTGCAGATTTGGATTCTTCCAAATAAAGCCAACGTTACACCTCGATATGATCAGATAACCCTAGCTTCCGATAGTTTGAAAAATAACTTACAACAAATTGTTTCTCCCAATGCTGATGATGAAGGCATTTGCATTCATCAAAACGCTTGGTTTCATCTTGGGGAGTTTAACATGGACAAGACAAACAATTACACCCTAAAAAACCCCAACAACGGGGTTTATATTTTTCTATTGGAAGGCAAATGTACCGCAAACGGCATTGCATTAGAAAAAAGAGACGGACTTGGTATTGAAGCCACTGATAAAATCGATTTCACTTTTAGAGAAAACTCAAAAATCTTATTGATGGAGGTTCCTATGGCCAACTAA
- a CDS encoding alkaline phosphatase D family protein: protein MKKSLLTLLFIWSITNPTAAQDQIPPVIAPFDNVDILAINDWWNRDDNSIINLKVDRDSVVAFGIYTVSNQTLKLSAQLYPLYPKETREVRLETKEDGEWKEIQKQKVNDLGWSALFRVDNWNDSKDIKYRIRHGKKALYEGLIRKDPKNKDEIVLAALSCNSNQDRGMRENYVRNINHQDPDLVFFAGDQSYDHTEHTAAWLKFGLQFKETFRNRPAISIPDDHDVGQGNLWGEDGKISTVKGSNDGGYTYHHEYVKMVERCQTAHLPDPYDPTPIQQGIGVYYTNLPLGGIDFAILEDRKFKSGPNGKIPQQGPRPDHIRNPEYDPASIDLPELKLLGDRQLKFLEDWGTTNTKALKVVLSQTGFCGGAHIHGSLDNRLHADLDSNGWPQTGRNKALQLIKNANAVHIAGDQHLATVIKQGINEYGDGPWSFIVPAIVNDYYSRWWWPEDEKAGANPNPNTSLPWTGDYLDGFNNKISMMAYVNPESSSKGGGYGLIRFNKKDKTTIFECWPRYTDVTQPNAQQFEGWPFTVSMK, encoded by the coding sequence ATGAAAAAAAGCTTACTAACCTTACTTTTTATTTGGTCTATTACGAATCCAACAGCCGCCCAAGACCAGATACCTCCGGTAATTGCACCTTTTGACAATGTAGATATATTAGCCATAAACGACTGGTGGAATCGCGACGATAATTCTATCATTAACCTTAAAGTAGACCGCGACAGTGTTGTTGCTTTTGGCATCTATACCGTTTCCAACCAAACCTTAAAACTTAGCGCTCAACTCTATCCACTCTATCCCAAAGAAACTCGGGAAGTTAGACTTGAAACCAAAGAAGATGGCGAATGGAAAGAGATTCAAAAACAAAAAGTTAATGATTTAGGATGGTCCGCCCTTTTCCGTGTAGACAACTGGAATGACTCAAAAGATATAAAGTACCGTATTCGTCATGGTAAAAAAGCTCTTTACGAAGGGCTGATACGCAAAGACCCAAAAAATAAGGATGAAATTGTTCTTGCGGCCTTATCCTGCAACTCGAACCAAGACCGAGGCATGCGAGAAAATTATGTTCGGAATATTAATCATCAAGACCCCGATTTGGTCTTTTTTGCTGGTGACCAATCTTATGACCACACAGAACACACTGCCGCTTGGCTCAAATTCGGTCTTCAGTTTAAAGAAACTTTCCGTAATCGTCCAGCCATTAGCATTCCAGATGACCACGATGTAGGTCAAGGAAATCTTTGGGGAGAAGACGGAAAAATATCTACTGTAAAAGGTTCTAACGATGGCGGCTACACCTACCATCATGAATATGTAAAAATGGTAGAACGCTGCCAAACTGCACACTTACCTGACCCATATGACCCAACACCTATTCAACAAGGAATTGGCGTTTACTACACCAACCTGCCTCTTGGCGGCATAGATTTTGCCATATTGGAAGACCGAAAATTCAAATCCGGTCCCAACGGAAAAATACCGCAACAAGGCCCTAGACCTGACCATATTCGCAACCCAGAATACGACCCTGCCTCTATAGATTTACCTGAACTCAAATTACTTGGAGACCGTCAACTCAAATTTTTGGAAGACTGGGGAACCACAAATACCAAAGCCCTTAAAGTAGTTTTGTCCCAAACCGGTTTCTGCGGCGGCGCACATATTCACGGCTCTTTAGACAATAGGCTTCATGCCGACCTAGATAGCAACGGATGGCCGCAAACAGGACGAAACAAAGCCTTACAACTTATAAAAAATGCCAATGCCGTACATATTGCAGGGGATCAACACTTGGCAACGGTAATTAAACAAGGTATAAATGAATATGGAGATGGACCTTGGTCATTTATAGTTCCTGCCATTGTTAATGACTACTACAGCCGCTGGTGGTGGCCAGAAGACGAAAAAGCGGGAGCTAACCCAAATCCTAACACCTCATTACCCTGGACAGGTGATTATTTAGACGGATTCAATAACAAAATAAGTATGATGGCCTACGTTAACCCTGAAAGTAGTTCCAAGGGAGGCGGTTATGGATTGATTCGTTTTAACAAAAAAGACAAAACCACAATATTTGAATGTTGGCCCAGGTACACTGATGTAACACAACCGAATGCACAACAATTTGAAGGATGGCCCTTTACAGTTTCTATGAAATAA
- the bla gene encoding subclass B1 metallo-beta-lactamase, with translation MNYKSSFLILFFIAILLGCKSQNPNITYSSETLKIIPVSQNSFIHISYLQTEDYEKVACNGLIYMNEGEAIVFDTPIDIETSNELIEWVTKTKEHKIKAVVVNHFHDDCLGGVEAFHQLNIPSYANNQTIELAKKEGNAIPKISFEHKNELMLGKQKIINRHFGEAHTKDNIVSYIPSEHLLFGGCAVKSFNATKGYLGDANIDEWSITINKIKTAYPDLKIVIPGHGDYGGDELLDYTISLFHIE, from the coding sequence ATGAACTACAAATCGTCCTTTTTAATTTTGTTCTTTATTGCCATTCTTTTGGGTTGTAAGTCACAAAACCCAAATATAACTTACAGTAGCGAAACCCTAAAAATTATTCCCGTTTCCCAAAATAGCTTTATTCATATTTCATATTTACAAACGGAGGATTATGAAAAGGTAGCCTGCAATGGTCTTATCTACATGAATGAAGGCGAAGCCATAGTCTTTGACACCCCAATAGACATTGAAACCTCTAATGAGCTTATTGAATGGGTTACAAAAACCAAAGAACATAAAATCAAAGCGGTTGTTGTAAACCACTTTCATGATGACTGCCTTGGAGGCGTTGAGGCTTTTCACCAATTAAACATTCCCTCCTACGCTAATAATCAAACAATTGAACTTGCTAAAAAAGAAGGAAACGCTATTCCGAAAATCAGTTTTGAACACAAAAACGAGCTAATGCTAGGCAAGCAAAAAATAATAAACCGACATTTTGGGGAGGCCCACACCAAAGACAATATTGTTAGCTATATACCTAGTGAACATTTACTTTTTGGAGGATGCGCCGTTAAATCCTTCAATGCCACAAAAGGATATCTTGGCGATGCCAATATTGACGAATGGAGCATCACTATCAATAAAATAAAAACAGCTTACCCTGACCTGAAAATTGTGATTCCAGGACATGGCGATTACGGCGGTGATGAATTATTGGACTATACAATTTCATTATTTCACATTGAATAA
- a CDS encoding GTPase, translating into MKDSDIQKLVFIYNADSGLKNSLLDSAHKILSPSTYDCNLCDITFGVFTENKVWKDFREKTNLDMEFLHKDEYRKQYASKFGNKFTFPIILAQTNDDLQIFVGTEEMNAIKNSESLVEVIQKRVGI; encoded by the coding sequence ATGAAAGATTCAGATATTCAAAAACTCGTTTTTATCTATAATGCAGATTCCGGTTTAAAAAATTCATTGTTAGATAGTGCGCATAAAATTTTAAGCCCTAGTACGTACGATTGTAATTTGTGCGATATTACGTTTGGAGTTTTTACCGAAAATAAAGTTTGGAAGGATTTTAGGGAGAAAACGAACTTGGATATGGAATTTCTGCACAAGGACGAATACAGGAAACAGTATGCTTCCAAATTTGGTAATAAATTTACCTTTCCTATTATACTTGCGCAAACCAATGATGATTTACAGATTTTTGTAGGTACGGAAGAAATGAATGCTATTAAAAATTCTGAATCACTTGTAGAAGTTATTCAGAAAAGGGTAGGGATTTAA
- the yihA gene encoding ribosome biogenesis GTP-binding protein YihA/YsxC: MNIKTANFIISNTDVAKCPKEPLPEYAFIGRSNVGKSSLINSLTERRSLAKTSGRPGKTQLINHFKINENWFLVDLPGYGYARVSKKSKSTFQKYITDYFVKREQLVCAFVLVDIRHEPQKIDMEFMEWLGENGIPFCIIFTKADKLKPKGIEENVNKYISELLNGVWEEAPQYFITSSSKGYGRDDVLDFIDNINADFFKATKN; the protein is encoded by the coding sequence GTGAATATTAAAACGGCAAATTTTATAATCAGTAATACTGATGTGGCAAAGTGCCCAAAAGAACCATTGCCGGAATACGCCTTTATTGGTCGTTCTAATGTGGGGAAATCTTCTTTAATAAACAGCCTAACCGAAAGAAGAAGTTTAGCAAAGACTTCTGGTCGTCCAGGAAAAACACAACTAATCAACCATTTCAAAATAAACGAAAATTGGTTTTTAGTAGATTTACCTGGTTATGGTTACGCTCGAGTTTCTAAAAAAAGTAAAAGCACTTTTCAGAAATACATAACCGACTATTTTGTAAAACGCGAACAACTCGTATGTGCATTTGTTCTAGTAGATATTAGGCACGAGCCTCAGAAAATTGACATGGAATTTATGGAATGGTTAGGCGAAAACGGCATTCCGTTCTGCATCATTTTCACAAAGGCAGACAAACTAAAACCTAAAGGAATAGAAGAGAACGTAAACAAGTATATTTCTGAATTATTAAACGGTGTTTGGGAAGAAGCTCCCCAGTATTTCATAACCTCATCATCTAAAGGCTATGGGCGTGATGATGTTCTTGACTTCATAGACAACATCAACGCTGATTTCTTTAAGGCGACCAAAAATTAA
- a CDS encoding alpha/beta fold hydrolase yields MEENLIKEGKFRYIEIGEGSPIIILHGLMGGLSNFQGVTEYFPPKGYKVLIPELPIYDMPMLKTNVKQFAKFLAKFIEFKGLKDVILLGNSLGGHIGLLHTKLYPKLVKALIITGSSGLYESAMGDGYPRRGDYEFIKKKAEDVFYDPAIATKEIVDEVFATVNDRSKIIKTLAIAKSAIRHNMANDLPKMNTPICIIWGENDSVTPPDVADLFHELLPDSDLYWIEKCGHAPMMEHPNKFNEILDNWLTKRKF; encoded by the coding sequence ATGGAAGAAAATTTAATTAAGGAAGGAAAATTCCGGTATATAGAGATAGGCGAAGGTAGTCCTATCATTATTTTACACGGTCTTATGGGAGGGCTCAGCAATTTTCAAGGTGTTACCGAATACTTTCCCCCGAAAGGCTACAAAGTACTTATTCCAGAATTGCCAATTTACGATATGCCAATGCTTAAGACAAACGTTAAGCAATTTGCAAAATTCTTAGCCAAGTTTATTGAGTTTAAAGGACTTAAAGATGTCATATTGCTGGGTAATTCTTTAGGAGGACACATTGGCTTGCTACACACAAAACTCTACCCTAAACTGGTTAAAGCCCTAATCATAACAGGAAGCTCAGGATTATACGAAAGTGCCATGGGAGATGGCTATCCAAGACGTGGTGACTATGAGTTCATTAAGAAAAAGGCGGAAGATGTTTTTTACGACCCTGCTATCGCCACAAAAGAAATTGTAGACGAGGTTTTTGCAACCGTAAATGATAGGTCAAAAATAATTAAAACACTAGCCATTGCCAAAAGTGCCATTCGTCATAATATGGCAAATGACCTTCCTAAAATGAATACGCCTATCTGTATTATTTGGGGTGAGAACGATAGCGTAACCCCTCCAGATGTAGCGGACCTTTTTCATGAATTGCTTCCAGATTCGGACCTCTATTGGATTGAAAAATGTGGACACGCACCCATGATGGAACATCCCAACAAGTTCAACGAAATTCTAGATAACTGGCTTACAAAGCGTAAATTCTAG
- the mraZ gene encoding division/cell wall cluster transcriptional repressor MraZ codes for MINFIGTYDCKADAKGRVMIPVALKNQMSPILNQSFVIKRSVFQPCLELYPMEEWNLLMEKMNKKNRFKKKNNDFIRRFSAGVKVIEIDATGRMLIPKNLVEIASISKEVVLSSAINIIEIWDKDSYEKVLEETAEDFAELAEEVMGDDGDDESYVS; via the coding sequence GTGATAAATTTCATTGGGACATACGATTGTAAGGCCGATGCCAAAGGTAGGGTAATGATACCAGTTGCCCTAAAAAATCAGATGTCTCCTATTTTGAATCAAAGTTTTGTTATTAAAAGATCTGTTTTTCAGCCTTGTTTAGAATTGTATCCAATGGAGGAGTGGAATCTACTCATGGAGAAGATGAACAAGAAAAACCGTTTCAAGAAAAAGAACAACGATTTTATCCGTCGTTTTTCTGCTGGGGTTAAGGTTATTGAAATTGATGCAACAGGTAGAATGCTGATTCCTAAGAACCTAGTTGAGATAGCAAGTATCTCTAAAGAGGTTGTTTTGAGTTCGGCAATCAACATTATTGAAATTTGGGACAAGGATAGTTACGAGAAAGTATTGGAAGAAACTGCAGAGGATTTTGCTGAACTGGCAGAAGAGGTGATGGGGGATGACGGAGATGACGAAAGCTATGTATCATAA
- the rsmH gene encoding 16S rRNA (cytosine(1402)-N(4))-methyltransferase RsmH → MYHNPVLLEESVNGLNIKENGVYVDVTFGGGGHSKHILKQLGSEGRLFAFDQDEDALANTLGDPRFTLINENFRYIKQFLKFHGIRKVDGILADYGVSSHQFDKAERGFSTRFEADLDMRMSKRNLLSAYDVVNTYDYDDLRKVLFQYGDLRNANAMAKTILAKREEEPIKTTERLKEVLRSFLPNAKEHKILAQIYQAIRIEVNQEIAVIEEFLLQTPELLDVGGRLSIISYHSLEDRLVKRFIREGQFQGEAPKDFYGNIDVPFKKVGPLIVPGREEIARNNRARSAKLRIAERI, encoded by the coding sequence ATGTATCATAATCCAGTTTTATTGGAAGAGTCGGTAAATGGGCTCAATATAAAAGAAAACGGTGTGTACGTTGATGTTACTTTTGGTGGCGGCGGACACTCAAAACACATATTGAAGCAATTAGGGAGCGAAGGAAGATTATTCGCTTTTGATCAAGATGAGGATGCGCTGGCAAATACTTTGGGTGATCCGCGGTTTACGTTGATCAATGAGAATTTTAGGTATATCAAGCAGTTCTTAAAATTTCATGGGATTCGAAAGGTAGATGGGATTTTGGCGGATTACGGAGTGTCTTCGCATCAATTTGATAAAGCGGAACGCGGGTTTTCCACTCGTTTTGAAGCTGATTTGGATATGCGAATGAGTAAAAGAAATCTTTTGTCGGCATACGATGTGGTCAATACCTATGATTATGACGATTTAAGAAAAGTTCTTTTTCAGTATGGCGATTTACGGAATGCGAATGCAATGGCAAAGACCATTCTTGCGAAACGTGAAGAAGAGCCGATTAAGACCACGGAACGGTTGAAAGAGGTGTTGCGGTCGTTTTTGCCGAATGCAAAAGAGCATAAAATATTGGCTCAGATTTATCAAGCTATTCGCATAGAGGTTAATCAAGAGATAGCTGTAATAGAAGAGTTTTTGTTGCAAACACCGGAATTGCTTGATGTAGGCGGCAGGTTGAGTATTATAAGTTATCACTCTTTAGAAGATCGTTTGGTAAAACGGTTTATAAGGGAAGGGCAGTTTCAAGGTGAGGCGCCAAAGGATTTTTACGGAAATATAGACGTTCCGTTTAAAAAAGTGGGTCCGCTTATCGTTCCTGGAAGAGAAGAAATAGCAAGGAATAATAGAGCACGAAGTGCAAAATTGAGAATTGCGGAGCGCATATAA
- a CDS encoding FtsL-like putative cell division protein, producing the protein MKKGLLNILKGRFLVSDDAPKNWLFIIFTSFLATVMIGSSHSADKKVHQIAALNEEVKELRNEFVDARSDVQQLKLESTVMQIVAEKGLFPSQVPPKQIKVKSNKKEE; encoded by the coding sequence ATGAAAAAAGGATTGTTGAACATACTTAAAGGTAGGTTTTTGGTGAGCGATGATGCACCAAAGAACTGGCTGTTCATCATTTTTACTTCTTTTCTTGCTACCGTAATGATCGGTAGCTCACATAGTGCCGATAAAAAGGTGCATCAAATAGCGGCATTGAATGAAGAAGTGAAAGAGCTTCGTAATGAATTTGTAGACGCACGTTCAGATGTACAGCAGTTAAAATTGGAGTCTACGGTGATGCAAATTGTTGCCGAAAAAGGGTTGTTTCCTTCTCAGGTGCCTCCCAAGCAGATAAAAGTAAAATCGAATAAGAAAGAAGAATAG